In the genome of Microcoleus vaginatus PCC 9802, the window GCCTCGCTTATTTAGTAAATCGGCGAGTGAAATCGCTACTACACATACAAAGTCCGCCTTCGCAAAATGGAGACAATAAAAGATATGCAATTTACCTTCAAGTTCAAACCAATTAATAAACTCCTGCCAATTTGTTTAGCTATTGTCACTGTTCTGTTAATAGCCTATTTTGGACAGCCAAGAGCGATCGCCCAACTTCGATCGAACGTTACAGTAGATTTTGGACAGCCAGCCACCGGTACAATTTCCATGAGTGGCATCCTGCACGGAATCGACACTGCCAAACCGCCGGATAGTTCTATCAAACCCTTGCAGCCCAAGCTTTGGCGGGCGGGGAGACTCGATATTTACGATCGAGTAATCGCCAGCGGAGCCGAGTTTCAGTTAGTAGTCAGCGACTTGTGGGGCTACGGTAGCAATCCCAATGGCTGGCCCTATCAAAACTACCCCGCGTGGGAAGCATTCATCCGACAGTTAGCCCAGCAAAATAAAGGCAAGAAAATTATTTGGGATGTATGGAATGAACCCGATTTAAAAAATCCGTTTTGGAACGGAAGCAGAGAACAATTCTTTGAAACCTACAAAAGAGCTTACAAAATTTTGCGAGAAGAATTGGGACCGTCAGCAATGATTGGCGGACCGAGCATTACCAACTACAACAAAGGATATCTCGCCGCTTTTTTGGATTACTGCAAAGCGAACAAACTGGAAGTAAATTTCCTAGCTTGGCACGAACTCAACGATACCATGATCTTATTTGTTGACGACCATGTAATTGATGCTAAACGTAATTTTCAGCAAAGTCCCTCTTACAAGGAACTGAAATTGCAAAAAATTTACGTCAACGAAATTGTCGGGAACTTAGCGCAGTACCAGCCGGGGGAAATCTTAGGTTATTTCTATAACTTAGAGTATGCAAAAGCT includes:
- a CDS encoding beta-xylosidase; this encodes MQFTFKFKPINKLLPICLAIVTVLLIAYFGQPRAIAQLRSNVTVDFGQPATGTISMSGILHGIDTAKPPDSSIKPLQPKLWRAGRLDIYDRVIASGAEFQLVVSDLWGYGSNPNGWPYQNYPAWEAFIRQLAQQNKGKKIIWDVWNEPDLKNPFWNGSREQFFETYKRAYKILREELGPSAMIGGPSITNYNKGYLAAFLDYCKANKLEVNFLAWHELNDTMILFVDDHVIDAKRNFQQSPSYKELKLQKIYVNEIVGNLAQYQPGEILGYFYNLEYAKADGACRACWESKGPNKVSNCFNNTLSGMVTPNNFEPRAAWWTYKAYADGVNSRVRSWSNNNRLVALASKSNPEGKAQILLGYFDPNFSSATTVTLSLGNLEQLGIQRGQKITLKLEKIPNNQEGAVPQLVTVKEESLSVTSGSLAYVIPNFNVHEGYLLTVSK